The following coding sequences are from one Gossypium raimondii isolate GPD5lz chromosome 4, ASM2569854v1, whole genome shotgun sequence window:
- the LOC105779616 gene encoding uncharacterized protein LOC105779616: MDEAKEKGDSVSIVSGSSVTVSETVVETMACEDRIRIKEGGEAGLGNGDDVTVEVLDSHVHIDGGDGGAVQARSIDEAVCGHQESSKVGLEVNMRTLDSECHAVGGLGSRNEVLGGEARAQNEVNGGVVRSCSNDVVCGCDESDEVGLEGNPSTLDSEGDLAGDLGSRYEVSRGEAKALNEVNGARVLGFSALDSSAGKNAEQSSGINEGGGDLNQATETGKVGNLDSYELNHGNQKRVVCLSAASEDSGVQTKIVEEAAMAIDEEDLNALDGGQETPISEPIKKAASVNVDAASLNVNTLVTAECVPDSEAKDPVYSCQSTGSIAAGQLDEKVSSNMEIDKQGADSEQQQMEVKTPHLSTQKHDTGNVQSLKPEPIIDGGEGVGLSTVEAVLDEKQVSDAKEVGFDAEKDVKVEKMGVSPKNHDASDVSEPLGHQMDVFVGSGEGEASKVDNNVLNQISPAVASDKELQSSGNEDPLAKNVVSEDDSSVGQEMNVEDQITSDEPDCLEQVEERDSDSDQPTNVDEQTVKQTSLKSLSGVKMHQAQQLLSEEGGFSVSDLVWGKVKSHPWWPGQIFDPSDASKKAVKYQKKDSFLVAYFGDRTFAWNEPSVLKPFRTHFSQIVKQSNLESFENAVNCALEEVSRRVELGLACPCIPKYAYDRIKFQKVENTGVQEESSLRDGVDVSLSVSSFEPDKLIDYMKALAESPYSRGDRIDLVIAKAQLLAFYRLKGYHQLPESQFSEEKRLEVVDCATPMDTDGELKSEASKTRRRSYLKRKHNLKDGLYPSKKERSLSELMSETFDSPDGEIGSDVIGNKPPSSSFGKKRKAIDSSEDSVMQDRRKTSKGSLSTPHFPKPSFKIGERISRAASQMAGSPSILKSSGDRLQKLDGGCETPATCGYDVPIDNLEDAEGKRMGILTEYSSLDELLLQLHLAACDPMKGYSSLNIIISFFSDFRDSIVLDRLSRDKAVGQRKKSPNSIIGFSETFEFEDMSDTYWTDRIVQNGSEERPSLGTDRGQYQFVPVELDKPIQKVRKSRKRYSDASHDLRAQKPPGYVDERAPAEIVMSFPEINSVPSETKLNKMLKHFGPLKESETEVDCETSRARVVFRRSSDAEVAYNSASKFNIFGPVSVTYQLNYTISESFKASLYAPILAEENPFIASAPCGDHALIAPSLGEEASFMVSTLGDETLPIATTFHEEPWFIASTTGEDTLAIPTTLADGASDVATTMYEKTLPVTTTAGVETMADATTIVDKTFTVATTVGEQSLPVFTTIDEQSSTAAASLVDEASFSHLTSSKGTSTMTTTLGDQTSSIATFHPEIPSVPATVGEETCSIPAPSGEETCSILPNMDAETPIHPVTLAEESPSISRTLGEDTPSVPAASNEEAPVGTLIFSGGTHTLPGKLDRETKTVPATLCEETTIPATLGQETPTLPATLGEETHSVPSTSSDENRGIPTNLDEETPTDPVTLAEESPSIPETLGEETPAVPPAFSEGTTIPPSFHEETPTVPVTLGPETLTISTTTTEETAKIPATLGEETTSAPVTLHEETLAIPTTLDEGSPTMTTKLDEETSTSPTNLAEETLTTPTSSGVEASTVLTTNSEETCAVSTTTEMETLPPAGAESVEPAT; the protein is encoded by the exons ATGGATGAGGCAAAAGAGAAGGGTGATTCCGTGAGTATTGTTTCAGGATCTTCAGTAACTGTTAGTGAAACTGTGGTTGAAACAATGGCTTGCGAGGATCGAATTCGGATCAAGGAAGGAGGTGAAGCGGGTCTTGGTAATGGAGATGATGTAACGGTGGAGGTTTTGGATTCTCATGTTCATATTGATGGGGGAGATGGAGGGGCAGTTCAGGCCCGTTCTATTGATGAAGCGGTTTGTGGTCATCAAGAGTCCAGTAAAGTTGGTTTGGAGGTTAACATGAGAACCTTAGATAGTGAATGCCATGCGGTAGGTGGTTTGGGTTCAAGGAATGAGGTTTTGGGTGGTGAAGCTAGGGCTCAGAATGAGGTAAATGGAGGTGTGGTTCGGTCTTGTTCTAATGATGTAGTTTGTGGTTGTGATGAGTCCGATGAAGTTGGTTTGGAGGGTAATCCGAGTACCTTAGATAGTGAAGGTGATTTAGCTGGTGATTTGGGTTCAAGGTATGAGGTTTCAAGGGGTGAAGCTAAGGCTTTGAATGAGGTAAATGGAGCCAGGGTTTTAGGTTTCAGTGCACTTGATAGTTCTGCAGGTAAGAACGCAGAGCAGTCTAGCGGAATTAATGAAGGTGGGGGAGATTTGAATCAAGCTACGGAGACAGGTAAAGTTGGTAATTTGGATAGTTATGAATTGAATCATGGAAACCAGAAACGAGTTGTATGTTTGTCTGCTGCATCCGAAGATTCAGGTGTACAAACTAAAATTGTTGAGGAAGCTGCAATGGCAATTGATGAGGAAGATTTGAATGCCTTAGATGGTGGTCAAGAAACTCCTATATCTGAACCGATAAAGAAAGCTGCGAGTGTCAATGTAGATGCCGCATCCTTGAATGTCAATACGCTGGTTACTGCTGAATGTGTTCCTGATTCTGAAGCTAAAG ATCCGGTCTATTCATGTCAGTCAACTGGATCGATTGCCGCAGGCCAATTAGACGAGAAG GTTAGTTCCAACATGGAAATTGACAAGCAAGGTGCTGATTCCGAGCAACAGCAGATGGAGGTTAAAACTCCTCATCTAAGCACCCAAAAACATGATACGG GTAATGTCCAATCCTTAAAACCTGAGCCAATTATTGACGGAGGAGAGGGAGTTGGTTTAAGCACGGTGGAAGCAGTGCTTGATGAAAAGCAGGTTTCCGATGCTAAAGAAGTCGGTTTTGATGCAGAGAAAGATGTTAAAGTTGAGAAAATGGGAGTTAGCCCAAAAAATCACGATGCAAGTGATGTTTCGGAACCATTAGGTCACCAAATGGATGTATTTGTTGGTAGTGGTGAAGGTGAAGCCTCAAAAGTTGATAACAATGTTTTGAACCAAATATCTCCTGCTGTTGCTTCTGATAAGGAGTTACAGTCATCAGGAAATGAAGATCCGTTGGCTAAAAATGTGGTTTCTGAGGACGATTCAAGTGTAGGGCAAGAAATGAATGTTGAAGATCAAATTACTAGTGATGAACCGGATTGTTTAGAGCAAGTGGAAGAACGTGATAGCGACTCTGACCAGCCAACCAACGTAGATGAACAAACTGTTAAACAGACATCTCTCAAGTCCTTGAGTGGCGTAAAGATGCATCAAGCCCAGCAGCTTCTGTCCGAGGAAGGAGGATTTtcagtttctgatttagtctgGGGTAAGGTCAAGAGCCATCCATGGTGGCCAGGACAGATATTTGATCCTTCTGATGCTTCCAAGAAGGCAGTGAAGTATCAAAAGAAGGACAGCTTTCTGGTAGCATACTTTGGGGATCGGACATTTGCTTGGAATGAACCATCTGTTTTGAAGCCGTTCCGAACACATTTCTCTCAAATAGTAAAGCAAAGTAATTTAGAATCATTCGAGAATGCAGTCAATTGTGCTTTGGAAGAAGTTTCTAGACGAGTCGAGCTCGGTCTGGCTTGCCCTTGCATACCGAAGTATGCCTATGACAGGATAAAATTCCAAAAAGTTGAGAATACCGGAGTTCAGGAAGAATCAAGTTTAAGAGATGGTGTTGATGTATCTTTAAGTGTTAGTTCTTTTGAGCCAGACAAATTAATTGACTATATGAAAGCATTAGCGGAGTCTCCATACAGTAGGGGTGATCGAATCGACCTTGTGATTGCTAAAGCTCAATTGTTGGCATTCTATCGTTTAAAAGGTTATCATCAGCTGCCTGAATCCCAATTTTCTGAGGAGAAAAGGCTCGAGGTAGTTGATTGTGCTACTCCTATGGATACGGATGGTGAGCTAAAATCCGAGGCTTCGAAGACTCGGAGAAGATCTTACCTTAAACGGAAGCATAATCTGAAGGATGGATTGTATCCTAGTAAAAAGGAGAGAAGCTTGTCCGAATTAATGAGCGAGACATTTGATTCTCCTGATGGTGAAATCGGGTCTGATGTGATAGGTAATAAGCCCCCTTCATCATCATTtggcaagaaaagaaaagccatTGATTCCTCGGAAGACTCAGTGATGCAGGACCGGAGGAAGACATCTAAAGGGTCTCTAAGCACACCTCATTTCCCGAAGCCTTCCTTTAAGATCGGTGAGCGTATCAGTAGAGCTGCAAGCCAAATGGCTGGATCCCCGTCGATTCTAAAGTCCAGTGGTGATAGGTTACAGAAGCTTGATGGTGGCTGTGAAACTCCTGCCACGTGTGGATATGATGTTCCCATTGATAATCTTGAGGATGCAGAGGGAAAGCGGATGGGCATTTTGACTGAATATTCATCACTTGACGAGTTGTTGTTGCAACTTCACTTGGCAGCATGTGATCCGATGAAAGGTTACAGTTctcttaatattattattagctTCTTCTCAGATTTCAGAGATTCGATAGTTCTGGATCGACTTTCCAGGGACAAAGCAGTTGGCCAAAGGAAGAAGTCACCAAATTCTATCATTGGTTTTTCAGAAACTTTTGAGTTTGAGGACATGAGTGACACTTATTGGACTGACAGAATAGTCCAAAACGGTTCGGAGGAGCGGCCATCACTTGGTACCGATAGGGGACAATATCAATTTGTGCCTGTCGAATTAGATAAACCAATTCAAAAAGTCCGTAAGTCTCGAAAGCGGTATTCTGATGCCAGTCATGATTTGAGAGCACAGAAACCCCCTGGCTACGTTGATGAGAGGGCCCCAGCGGAAATTGTTATGAGCTTTCCTGAGATCAATTCTGTTCCTTCAGAAACAAAGCTAAATAAGATGTTGAAGCACTTTGGACCATTAAAGGAATCCGAGACAGAAGTTGATTGCGAAACCAGCCGTGCCAGAGTTGTTTTTAGAAGATCATCCGATGCAGAAGTTGCTTACAATAGTGCCAGTAAATTCAACATCTTTGGGCCGGTGTCTGTAACTTATCAACTCAACTACACTATTTCGGAATCATTCAAAGCTTCATTGTATGCTCCAATCCTAGCTGAGGAGAATCCATTCATTGCTTCAGCCCCTTGTGGGGACCATGCACTTATTGCCCCAAGCCTAGGTGAGGAAGCTTCATTCATGGTTTCAACCCTTGGTGATGAAACTTTACCCATTGCTACTACATTCCATGAGGAGCCTTGGTTCATAGCCTCAACTACAGGTGAGGATACTTTGGCCATTCCCACGACCTTAGCTGATGGAGCTTCGGATGTTGCTACAACCATGTATGAGAAAACATTGCCTGTTACAACGACTGCAGGTGTGGAAACAATGGCTGATGCTACAACTATTGTTGACAAAACCTTTACTGTTGCCACAACTGTAGGCGAACAATCTTTGCCTGTTTTCACAACCATTGATGAGCAATCGTCAACTGCTGCTGCAAGCTTGGTTGACGAAGCTTCATTTTCCCATTTAACTTCGAGCAAAGGAACTTCGACTATGACCACAACCTTGGGTGATCAAACTTCAAGCATTGCTACCTTCCATCCAGAAATTCCTAGTGTTCCTGCAACTGTGGGTGAAGAAACTTGTAGCATTCCGGCACCCTCGGGTGAAGAAACTTGTAGTATTCTTCCAAACATGGATGCAGAAACTCCTATCCATCCTGTGACCTTGGCAGAGGAATCCCCTAGTATTTCTAGAACCTTGGGCGAAGATACTCCATCTGTCCCTGCAGCCTCCAATGAAGAAGCTCCGGTAGGTACTCTGATCTTCAGTGGAGGAACTCACACCCTTCCTGGAAAATTGGATCGTGAAACTAAGACCGTTCCTGCAACCTTGTGTGAGGAAACAACCATTCCTGCAACGTTAGGTCAAGAAACTCCTACCCTTCCTGCAACATTGGGTGAAGAAACTCATAGTGTTCCCTCAACCTCGAGTGACGAAAATCGTGGCATTCCAACTAACTTGGATGAAGAAACTCCTACTGATCCTGTGACCTTGGCAGAGGAAAGCCCCAGTATTCCTGAAACCTTGGGTGAAGAAACTCCAGCTGTTCCTCCGGCATTCAGTGAAGGAACCACTATTCCTCCTTCCTTCCATGAGGAAACTCCTACTGTTCCTGTAACATTGGGTCCAGAAACTCTAACCATTTCTACAACCACGACTGAGGAAACTGCAAAGATTCCTGCGACCTTGGGTGAGGAAACTACAAGTGCTCCTGTGACCCTGCATGAGGAAACTCTGGCTATTCCGACAACTTTGGATGAGGGCAGTCCAACTATGACCACAAAATTGGATGAGGAAACTTCAACCAGTCCCACAAACTTAGCTGAGGAAACTTTGACTACTCCTACATCCTCTGGTGTGGAAGCTTCAACAGTTCTCACAACTAACAGCGAGGAAACATGTGCTGTTTCTACAACTACGGAAATGGAAACTTTACCCCCTGCGGGTGCTGAAAGTGTAGAACCTGCAACTTAA
- the LOC105780721 gene encoding uncharacterized protein LOC105780721 isoform X2: MHKHTRFRLFTLIKGEPTSRIAGLFLRILCWNALCSLMISIFKVHQAGLRGDKIDVVVKVQHPGIQDLMMNDIRNLQAFALYIQKNDIKFYLFSATKEMEKQVSVFTLMFLAKHIYHSFMYFSDYVN; encoded by the exons ATGCATAAGCACACCCGCTTCAGATTGTTCACCCTGATTAAAG GGGAACCTACCAGTCGTATTGCAGGTCTCTTCTTGAGGATCCTTTGCTGGAATGCTTTGTGCTCGTTGATGATTTCAATTTTCAAG GTTCATCAAGCAGGACTGAGAGGTGATAAGATCGATGTTGTTGTTAAG GTGCAACATCCGGGAATCCAGGATCTTATGATGAACGACATTCGTAACTTGCAAGCATTTGCACTATACATTCAGAAGAATGATATCAAATTTTATCTGTTTTCCGCTaccaaggaaatggaaaaaCAGGTATCTGTATTCACACTGATGTTCCTTGCAAAACACATCTATCattcttttatgtatttttcaGATTATGTAAATTGA
- the LOC128040563 gene encoding salt stress-induced hydrophobic peptide ESI3-like, which produces MGSETLIEVILAILLPPVGVFLRYGLGVEFWIDLVLTLVGYLPGIIYAIYVLVV; this is translated from the exons atggGTTCAGAGACTTTGATTGAAGTGATTCTTGCAATTCTTCTTCCTCCTGTTGGAGTTTTTCTTCGTTATGGCTTAGGG GTGGAATTCTGGATTGATTTGGTGCTGACATTGGTGGGTTATCTTCCAGGAATTATATATGCAATTTATGTATTAGTAGTATAG
- the LOC105780721 gene encoding uncharacterized protein LOC105780721 isoform X1 translates to MHKHTRFRLFTLIKGILSRLDIRLSFYIGGEPTSRIAGLFLRILCWNALCSLMISIFKVHQAGLRGDKIDVVVKVQHPGIQDLMMNDIRNLQAFALYIQKNDIKFYLFSATKEMEKQVSVFTLMFLAKHIYHSFMYFSDYVN, encoded by the exons ATGCATAAGCACACCCGCTTCAGATTGTTCACCCTGATTAAAG GTATTTTATCAAGGCTGGATATAAGGTTATCTTTTTATATTGGAG GGGAACCTACCAGTCGTATTGCAGGTCTCTTCTTGAGGATCCTTTGCTGGAATGCTTTGTGCTCGTTGATGATTTCAATTTTCAAG GTTCATCAAGCAGGACTGAGAGGTGATAAGATCGATGTTGTTGTTAAG GTGCAACATCCGGGAATCCAGGATCTTATGATGAACGACATTCGTAACTTGCAAGCATTTGCACTATACATTCAGAAGAATGATATCAAATTTTATCTGTTTTCCGCTaccaaggaaatggaaaaaCAGGTATCTGTATTCACACTGATGTTCCTTGCAAAACACATCTATCattcttttatgtatttttcaGATTATGTAAATTGA